A segment of the Frankineae bacterium MT45 genome:
AGCTGCGATGTTCACCAGGATGCCGAAGATCGCGACGATGAGGACCAGACCGCCCTCGACCCTGGGCGGGCTGATGAGGCGACGTACCGACTCGACGGCCACCAGGGCACTGACCACGAGGAGGGTGACCCCGTTGACCGCGGCCGAGAGGATCTCCGCCCGTTTCCAGCCGAAGGTCCAGGCACCGCGGGCCGGGCGGGCGGCGAGCCGGATGGCCCAGAGCGAGACCGCGATCGCGGCGGCGTCGGTGAGCATGTGCCCGGCGTCGGAGAGCAGGGCCAGGGAGCCGGAGATGAGGGCGGTGATCACTTCGGCGGCGGCGAACGCCAGGATCAGGGCCAGCGCGATGCTGAGGTAGCGAATGTCGGCGTCGGCGCTGACGCCGTGCTGGTGGGCGTGCTGGTGGGTGTGTCCGTGCGCGGAGTCGGGGGTGGAGTCACTGGAGTCATGGGCACTGGGCGCGACAGGGGTGGGGACCGTGGCAGCGGCGTGGACGTTGGGCGCGGCGTGCACGTTCTGCGCGTTGTGCACGTTGTTCGCGGAGTCATCAGCATTGGGCGCGGCGGCGGCGGAGGGGGTGTCGTGGCGCTCGTCGCTGTGCGACTCGCTCAACGGGGAGCCGGACTCGCAGCGAATTGCGGGGCGGGCTTCGTCAGCCATCGCGCGCCGTATCCGTCTGCGCGGGCCCCGTCTGCACTGGGTCGGTCTGCGCTGCCACCGTCTGCGCTGGGTCGGTCTGCGCTGCCACCGTCTGCGCTGGGTCGGTCTGCGCTGCGACCGTCTGCGCTGCGTCCCGCTGGGCTGGCTCGCATTGCTGCGCTGCGTCCTGCTGCGCTGCGGTCATAGCTCAATCCTCTGATCGGACGTCCATCTCGTCGAATCGAACGTGGCTGTTGCCGATTCTACCGGCGGGCTAGGGTCGAAGGCATGGAGCAGCGAATCAGTCTGGTGACACTTGGAGTCAGCGACCTGGAACGGTCGCGGGCGTTCTACGAGGCCCTCGGTTGGCAGAGTTCGTCAAAGCCGGAGGATGGTGTCGTCTTCTTCCAGGCCGGCGGAATGGTGCTCGGACTCTGGTCGCGCGAGGAGTTGGCCGCCGATAGTGCCTCGACCGACAACGGCGGCTGGGGCGGCGTGACGCTGGCCCAGAATCTACGATCCCCGGAAGAGGTCGACGCGCTGCTGGTCGAGGCCGAGCAGGCAGGTGGCCGGATCGGGCGGGTCGGCGCCGAGACGCTCTGGGGCGGGTACTCCGGACTCTTCATCGATCCGGACGGGCATCCGTGGGAGGTCGCCCACAATCCGTGCTGGACCATCCGTGAGGACGGCTCCATCTCCCTCGGCGACTGACCGACTGACTCGCCGCTATTCGCCATATTTTCGGCAACGGTCCTGCACGACAGGGTCGGCCGAAAAACAGGCAACAGCTCTGATCGCCGCAACGGCCCTGCCCATCGTGCGCTCCAGCGTCCAATATGCAGGACCGTTCCATTCGTTGGCCGACATAGCCACAGCGAATGTCATTCGTCTCCCCGTCACCTTGGCGAATCAGACCGGCGGTTGGGTTGGTGGCGGGTCGCCTCGCTCCTTGGGCATGCTGCCGAGAATCAAGGCGGATTCAGCGACATCGTGTCGATCGTTGCGGATCGGTCTTCGGTCGCGGTCGATCCACGCCGGTGGACGCCACCAGGGGAAGCCATCGCGCATGAAGACCTCCCATTCCATTCGTTCGAACGATCGGTGGTGGAACCCACAGAGCAGGCACATGTTGGCGACGGACGTAGCGCCGCCATCGCGCCACGGCACGACATGATGGGCCTCAGTCCACGTGGCCGGCGTAGTGCAACCTGGAAAACTACAGCCGCGATCTCGGGCGAAGAGCGCGTATCGCATCGTTGGCGTTGCACATCGCTTCGTACGTCCAACGTCCAGTACGCCCCCAGAGGTGTTCAGCGTCGCCGTCACTACCTCCGCCTGTTCGGCCAACAACAACGCCTGCGGCACCGACACCAGATCGCCGTGCTGCGTTGCCGCGTATCCCGATCCACTGCGGAACTGCTCCTCCGTCATGGTGAGCACGAGCGTTGTCGGTACACCGCCGCTGCCCGGCAGGCCCCCGTCGGCCAGGGCACGAGTGGCGAGATCCTGGAGAGCGTCATGGCGGCGCTGCCCTGGGGTTCGGCGATCAGGCTCGAGGTTGCCATCCGCACCTTCATCTACGGGTGCGGGAGCGGAGAGTGCATCAAGGACCGTCTCCAGCAACGCCCCGCAGGCTGGCGTGAGGGCACCGGCAGGGACAACCATTCCGTCCGCACGCTTGGCCAGAGCAAAACTGCGGTGCCGCTGATGCTCGGCATCCCTCGGCTCCGCGCCATCGGGATCGAGATGCGCGACGATTCGCGCGGCCAACTTCGCCAGATCGCGCGGGGCGAAGTTCCGCGCCGCGGCCACCATTTCTGACTGGATTTTGGCGGAGTACTCGCAATCAAGCTCCGGGCGCAGGCCGTCCAGCGTGGAGATGATGACTTTCGCGTGCCGCGGCGAGATGGCTCCGGCAAGCTGCGCGGAGGCGGCCTCGCTGAAGATTGGCTCCAGTCGTTCACCGCTCAATCCAAAACGTGGCGCAAGATCCTCGGCGGCGCGAACTCGTGCCTTCGCCTCACCTGGATCGATCCGCAGGGTGTGCGACAACAGCGCAGCCGGGGAGGAGAAACCGAATTCACCGGCAATGCCTCGCGCTTGTAGTACCGAGACCAAGAGGTGCTCAACCGCGACCTCACGGCGGCGATGCTGCTCCCAACCCTGCAGCAACTCCATGATCTGCGCGGAGCTGAACGACTCTAGTTCTGCGCTGAACACCCGGTCGAGGGCAGCGGTCAGATCGTCCAGGAGCCCCGCCCCCGCAACCGATGCCTCCGACCCCTCCGCCATGAACACAGTCTACTCGAACAGATAGCCGATTCAAACCCGAATACCCAATAAAACTAAGGGTATTCTCAATCGAGCGAACCATCGGAGGTCTCCTCCGCGAACATACCTGCCTCCTCTGACAGTTCAAGGAAGTTGTCCACAGCGACCAACCGCGGATAGCGGCACGAAGGGGGTGGAAGTGGGCCGACAACGGCGCGGAAGTACAGCGGCGCGGAAGTACAGCGGCGCGGAAGTACAGCGGCGCGGAAGTACAGCGGCGCGGAAGTACAAACGGCGCGGAGATCGCGACCTGCGGAGGTTCGGGAGCACGAAGGCGCAGAAGTGCGGAACGCAAACCCGCGGAGGGGGCGAGAACGCGGGTGTGATGGCGCGGAAGCGCCAGTCTCAGGGCGCACTCGGCAGGCCTGCAACCGCCTTGCCGATCCCAGAACTCGTCGTGCAGACGCGACCAGCGTCCACCTTCTGCGACTTCAAATACAGCGTCGACACCGTCACATCCTGGCCGAAAGTGGCGGCATTCGCGGCTTCGGCGACGGCGGCGTTGTTCAACTGGAAGCGCAGCAGCTTGGTGAACTCGCAGTTGTCCGCGACCGACTCGATGCTGAACTCGACGGGTGGCCGCTGGGAGGATTTCCGTTCGATATTGTCCAGGCCGCCGGCCCCGGTCGAGCCCTCCACCAGATTGATGTTAGGGCCGCTCTGGATCTGCGACGTCTCATTCTGCGCGTGCAGATGCCCTGAGTTTGTCTGGCGAATCTGGCCAGAGAGGTCATGCGTGAGCTGATCCGCAGCGTTCGGCTCATGGGTCATGAACATATCGAAGACGCTAGATTTGCTGGCGTCCTTCACCGCATCATCGACGGCGCGTCGCTCCAATTTGTCGGTGTCCGAGTCGTCATTGGAGCCGTAGACGCCGGCCGCCCCGTAGACCCGCGGGTCGGGAAGGCCCGCAATAGTAAGGCCAAACGCCTCGACGTACCCCGGCGTGACGGTGATCTGACCTCCCGACGGCTTGGTCTTGCCACCGAGTACGGTCACCC
Coding sequences within it:
- a CDS encoding cobalt-zinc-cadmium efflux system protein — its product is MADEARPAIRCESGSPLSESHSDERHDTPSAAAAPNADDSANNVHNAQNVHAAPNVHAAATVPTPVAPSAHDSSDSTPDSAHGHTHQHAHQHGVSADADIRYLSIALALILAFAAAEVITALISGSLALLSDAGHMLTDAAAIAVSLWAIRLAARPARGAWTFGWKRAEILSAAVNGVTLLVVSALVAVESVRRLISPPRVEGGLVLIVAIFGILVNIAAVWALTRANRTSLNVQGSLKHVLTDLYGFIATAISAAIIMATGFQRADPIASLVVVALMLYAAWGLLRDSGRILLEVAPEGMDLREIRGHLMGTPHVLDVHDLHVWTVTSDLPALSAHVVIDDACFHDGHVPRLLDEMQSCLVGHFDVEHSTFQFEEAAHVDHEHAAHT